The Thermus filiformis genome contains a region encoding:
- the proB gene encoding glutamate 5-kinase, whose translation MRPGLDAKTLVVKVGSAVLAGEGGLDLEVMAHLAEQMAALRREGRRLALVSSGAVAAGMRHLGLPRPKDMPGKQALAAVGQPLLMEAWRKAFRPFGVEVAQVLLTAEDLESRARYLNARGTLEKLFELGVLPVINENDTVAFDEIRFGDNDQLSAQVSAVVGAGLLVLLSDVDALYEEDPKKNPQARPLKEVGRVEEVLGLAGEGNPLGSGGMRSKLLAAKRAADVGIPTLLLPGRERAALLRALKGEALGTYFHARARYRGEKVWLYHLRRPKGELVLDRGAARALRERGASLLPAGIKAVRGRFGRGEPVRLLDEEGREVGVGLANYAAEEVARILGRKTREIEEVLGYRYTEEVVHRDHLALKEEA comes from the coding sequence ATGCGGCCGGGCCTGGACGCCAAAACCCTGGTGGTCAAGGTGGGCAGCGCGGTCCTCGCGGGGGAGGGGGGGCTGGACCTCGAGGTCATGGCCCACCTGGCCGAGCAGATGGCCGCCCTGAGGAGGGAGGGGCGCCGCCTGGCCCTGGTTTCCTCGGGGGCGGTGGCGGCGGGGATGCGCCACCTGGGCCTTCCCCGGCCCAAGGACATGCCGGGCAAGCAGGCCCTGGCGGCGGTAGGCCAACCCCTCCTGATGGAGGCCTGGCGCAAGGCCTTCCGCCCCTTCGGGGTGGAGGTGGCCCAGGTCCTCCTCACCGCCGAAGACCTGGAAAGCCGCGCCCGCTACCTGAACGCCCGGGGCACTTTGGAAAAGCTCTTTGAACTAGGGGTCCTGCCCGTCATCAACGAGAACGACACCGTGGCCTTTGACGAGATCCGCTTCGGGGACAACGACCAGCTCTCCGCCCAGGTCTCGGCGGTGGTGGGGGCGGGCCTTCTGGTTCTTCTCTCCGACGTGGACGCCCTCTACGAGGAAGACCCCAAGAAAAACCCCCAGGCCCGGCCCCTGAAGGAGGTGGGGCGGGTGGAGGAGGTCTTGGGCCTCGCGGGGGAGGGAAACCCCTTGGGAAGCGGGGGGATGCGGAGCAAGCTCCTGGCGGCGAAGAGGGCGGCGGACGTGGGCATCCCCACCCTCCTTTTGCCCGGCCGGGAGAGGGCCGCCCTCCTCCGGGCCCTTAAAGGGGAGGCCCTCGGCACCTACTTCCACGCCCGGGCCCGCTACCGGGGGGAGAAGGTCTGGCTCTACCACCTGCGCCGCCCCAAGGGGGAGCTGGTCCTGGACCGGGGGGCGGCCCGGGCCCTAAGGGAGCGGGGGGCGAGCCTCCTGCCGGCGGGGATCAAGGCGGTGCGGGGGAGGTTCGGCCGGGGGGAGCCGGTGCGGCTTTTGGACGAGGAGGGGCGGGAGGTGGGGGTGGGGCTTGCCAACTACGCCGCCGAGGAGGTGGCCCGCATCCTGGGGCGGAAGACCCGGGAGATCGAGGAGGTGCTGGGCTACCGGTACACGGAGGAGGTGGTCCACCGGGACCACCTGGCCTTGAAGGAGGAGGCATGA